From the genome of Gracilibacillus salitolerans, one region includes:
- a CDS encoding DsbA family oxidoreductase, producing the protein MQIEIWSDFVCPFCYIGKTRLEQALERFPQKLDVSIQYKSFELDPNAAKYSGKNIHESLAAKYNMTIDQAKQANQQIGEQAKALGLDFVFDTMKPGNTFDAHRLSKYAATQGREAEYVDTMLYHYFTLSKDLSDKETLQSITDELGFDQQEVQRILNDETIHADAVRLDEAEAQQLEVTGVPFFVLNKKYAISGAQPIETFMQALEKVAEEENNQLENLNLQQGSFCDGDHCK; encoded by the coding sequence ATGCAAATTGAAATTTGGTCCGATTTTGTTTGTCCTTTTTGTTATATTGGAAAAACAAGATTAGAACAAGCTTTAGAAAGATTCCCACAGAAATTAGATGTTTCAATTCAATATAAAAGCTTTGAATTAGATCCAAATGCAGCGAAATATTCTGGAAAAAATATACATGAATCTTTAGCTGCTAAATACAATATGACAATTGATCAAGCCAAACAAGCCAATCAACAAATTGGTGAACAAGCAAAAGCTTTAGGTTTAGATTTTGTTTTTGACACGATGAAACCAGGTAATACATTTGATGCACACCGGTTAAGTAAATATGCAGCAACACAGGGCCGTGAAGCAGAATATGTAGATACAATGCTTTATCATTATTTTACTTTGTCGAAAGATCTTAGTGATAAAGAAACGCTTCAGTCTATTACGGATGAGCTTGGTTTTGATCAACAAGAAGTTCAACGAATATTGAATGATGAAACAATCCATGCTGATGCAGTCAGACTAGATGAAGCAGAAGCACAACAATTAGAGGTTACCGGTGTTCCATTTTTTGTTCTCAACAAAAAATACGCTATTTCTGGTGCTCAGCCAATTGAAACATTTATGCAAGCATTAGAAAAAGTAGCTGAAGAGGAAAATAATCAATTAGAAAATTTGAATCTTCAACAAGGCAGTTTTTGTGATGGAGATCATTGCAAGTAA
- a CDS encoding methyl-accepting chemotaxis protein, with protein MANKFISRSKSGINKTKQAFLSTSKKIRKASGKLKIKSSNKNSTDSQQVVLNTSVSKKDSISTKILLSILATVLISVLIVGIASYFISNGIIKDKVTEASEQTIVQSGDKLDYLMNQYKDRVTQILMADNFSNTLAELDRYEETNNFDYFNLKSTIDDALTQITMIDNNVSLYLLHTEKERLISSSETLPEESVFSSDWYQDALESEGSTAWIGGLAQGINGTQEDPTVSFGQKLRINGTEYILIVELDTTVFEEALKDVKFGEEGLVSIVDQNNEIVFSFVPEEITQPYDYQLAIDSEENMTEDNGQLIFQHDSDVTDWYLVGSVSEKELTKDTTIIFYVTAGIIILSLIISLFIANGIVKTIARPIADVSSLMASAKQGDLTVRSNDTSRKDEIGELAEGFNEMLENIAGMMHQTRESANKVLNAAIELTDISQMQSQSAKEVAAASEEIASGATGLTDEAERGNSLASNIHDEVENVFENNSEMENHAVVVLERSHEGLEKMDELVNKTKDGEQMTNALVDKVDTLKESTEQINQVMEMLTNIAQQTNLLSLNAAIEAARAGEAGKGFAVVADEIRKLSTQSKDSIDKVEEITTGIVNEVNETLEVLEEATPRFKEQVTQAEDTQVILNGVGESMGAFTGKIQQVTQSIQQLRDSQEVLTSTIHQVSATAQQSSAISEEVSATTEEQLKVSESLVTTSDELKQLSEELQEMMKKFKV; from the coding sequence ATGGCAAATAAGTTTATAAGCAGGAGTAAAAGCGGTATCAACAAAACAAAACAAGCATTTCTAAGCACGTCAAAAAAGATAAGGAAGGCTTCAGGTAAGTTAAAGATAAAAAGTTCCAACAAGAACTCTACAGATTCCCAACAAGTAGTTCTAAACACAAGTGTTTCAAAAAAAGATTCCATTAGCACCAAAATACTATTAAGTATATTAGCAACTGTACTTATCAGTGTTTTGATCGTTGGAATTGCTTCTTATTTTATATCTAATGGTATTATTAAAGATAAAGTAACAGAAGCTTCCGAACAAACAATTGTCCAATCTGGAGATAAACTCGATTATTTAATGAATCAATATAAGGATCGGGTGACTCAAATTTTAATGGCTGATAATTTCAGCAATACGTTAGCCGAACTAGATCGCTATGAAGAAACAAATAATTTTGATTATTTTAATTTAAAAAGTACGATTGATGATGCACTAACCCAAATTACTATGATTGATAATAATGTGAGTCTCTACCTATTACATACCGAAAAAGAAAGATTAATCTCTTCTTCAGAAACACTTCCTGAAGAATCTGTTTTCAGTTCCGACTGGTATCAAGATGCACTTGAATCAGAAGGTTCTACAGCATGGATTGGCGGCCTTGCTCAAGGAATTAATGGTACTCAAGAAGATCCTACGGTTTCATTTGGGCAAAAATTAAGAATAAATGGTACAGAATATATTTTAATTGTTGAACTAGACACCACCGTATTTGAAGAGGCTCTAAAAGACGTTAAATTTGGTGAAGAAGGCTTAGTTAGCATTGTAGACCAAAATAATGAAATTGTCTTTTCATTTGTTCCCGAAGAAATAACGCAACCATATGATTACCAACTTGCCATAGACTCTGAAGAAAACATGACTGAGGATAACGGACAATTAATTTTTCAACATGATTCAGATGTGACAGATTGGTATTTAGTAGGCTCAGTTTCCGAGAAAGAATTAACAAAAGATACTACCATTATCTTTTATGTAACAGCTGGTATTATCATTTTGTCTTTAATTATCTCTCTTTTCATCGCGAATGGAATAGTAAAAACAATTGCCCGTCCAATTGCAGATGTTTCAAGTCTGATGGCTTCTGCAAAACAAGGTGATCTAACAGTGAGATCGAATGATACTTCTCGTAAGGATGAAATAGGAGAACTGGCAGAAGGATTTAATGAAATGCTTGAAAATATAGCAGGAATGATGCATCAAACCAGAGAATCTGCAAATAAAGTATTAAATGCTGCCATCGAATTAACAGATATCTCTCAAATGCAATCACAGTCAGCAAAAGAGGTTGCTGCTGCGTCTGAAGAAATTGCCAGTGGTGCTACAGGGTTAACAGATGAAGCTGAAAGAGGAAATTCATTAGCATCCAACATACATGATGAAGTGGAAAATGTATTCGAAAATAATAGTGAAATGGAAAATCATGCAGTAGTTGTACTTGAACGCAGTCATGAAGGTTTAGAAAAAATGGACGAGTTAGTAAACAAAACAAAAGATGGAGAGCAGATGACAAATGCACTTGTCGATAAAGTAGATACATTGAAAGAAAGTACAGAGCAAATCAATCAAGTGATGGAAATGCTCACTAATATTGCTCAGCAAACGAATTTACTTTCGCTCAACGCTGCTATTGAAGCAGCACGTGCCGGAGAAGCTGGCAAAGGTTTCGCAGTAGTTGCCGATGAAATTAGAAAGCTTTCTACCCAATCTAAAGACTCGATTGATAAAGTCGAAGAAATTACAACAGGTATCGTGAATGAAGTAAATGAAACTTTAGAAGTTTTAGAAGAAGCTACACCTCGTTTCAAAGAACAAGTAACACAAGCAGAAGACACACAAGTAATATTAAATGGGGTTGGAGAAAGTATGGGTGCGTTTACCGGCAAGATTCAACAAGTTACCCAATCTATCCAGCAATTAAGAGATTCGCAGGAAGTATTAACTTCAACCATTCACCAGGTAAGTGCAACAGCACAGCAATCTTCTGCAATTAGTGAAGAGGTCTCTGCTACTACTGAGGAACAATTAAAAGTAAGTGAATCGCTGGTTACCACTTCAGATGAATTAAAACAGCTATCTGAAGAATTACAAGAAATGATGAAGAAGTTTAAAGTGTAA
- a CDS encoding YesL family protein has protein sequence MLGNGFISKFYFFGETVLLLLYVNFLWVCFTLAGAIIFGIGPSTVAMFTIFRRWAKGEEDIPAFKVFWQTFKKEFKRANGLGLLILLFTYMLYININFLQLDNEWMQQTIKNVLIIVSIVFGIMVAYIFPMYVHYDNKLYNYFKNAILITIYSPIRTIYLIAACLTLYYLYFMLPVFLFFFGGSLSSLVIMWISYRTFLRLEIKQEQLQETEA, from the coding sequence ATGTTAGGGAATGGATTTATTAGTAAATTTTATTTCTTTGGGGAAACCGTCCTGTTGTTATTATATGTGAATTTTTTATGGGTTTGTTTTACTCTTGCAGGTGCTATTATATTTGGTATTGGTCCAAGTACTGTTGCAATGTTTACAATTTTTAGAAGATGGGCCAAAGGTGAAGAGGATATACCTGCTTTTAAAGTATTTTGGCAAACTTTTAAAAAAGAATTTAAGCGAGCAAATGGATTAGGTCTTCTCATTCTTCTATTTACTTATATGTTATATATAAATATCAATTTTTTACAATTGGACAATGAGTGGATGCAGCAAACGATAAAAAATGTGTTAATAATTGTTTCCATTGTCTTTGGAATTATGGTTGCTTATATTTTTCCGATGTATGTCCATTATGATAACAAATTATATAATTATTTTAAAAATGCAATTCTTATTACGATTTATTCACCTATACGAACCATTTATTTAATAGCAGCATGTTTAACCTTATACTATTTGTATTTTATGTTACCAGTATTCCTATTTTTCTTTGGTGGTAGTTTATCTAGTTTAGTCATTATGTGGATCAGCTATCGTACATTTCTAAGGTTAGAAATAAAACAAGAACAGCTTCAAGAAACTGAAGCGTAA
- a CDS encoding DUF1961 family protein yields the protein MKNITFKAQKTIYENPLTGADSVEDWVKEGQVKTSTWNNKLLLENKLDPEEYGDHAHWLLWCPVEFPDHIMIEWDFYPLEEPGLCMMFFAATGRNGEDIFDSSLPKRTGYYPDYHSGMINTLHLSYFRHKHAEERAFRTCNLRKSHGFHLVTQAADPLPPVEDAINPYHMKLIKYEQFVHFYINDLHVLEWEDDGSTYGPIYQGGKIGFRQMAPMKAAYANLSIKKVTKKT from the coding sequence GTGAAAAATATAACCTTTAAAGCACAAAAAACTATATACGAAAATCCACTAACCGGAGCAGATTCTGTTGAGGATTGGGTAAAAGAAGGGCAGGTAAAAACAAGTACATGGAATAATAAATTATTATTAGAGAATAAGTTAGATCCAGAAGAATATGGTGACCATGCTCATTGGTTGTTATGGTGTCCGGTCGAATTTCCAGATCATATTATGATAGAATGGGATTTTTATCCACTAGAAGAACCAGGTCTTTGTATGATGTTCTTTGCTGCAACAGGAAGAAATGGTGAAGATATTTTTGACTCATCACTGCCGAAACGAACAGGTTATTATCCAGACTACCATTCCGGTATGATAAATACATTACATCTATCCTATTTTAGACATAAACATGCAGAAGAACGTGCTTTTCGGACATGTAATTTACGTAAAAGTCATGGATTTCATTTAGTAACACAAGCAGCGGATCCATTACCACCAGTAGAAGATGCTATCAATCCATATCATATGAAACTGATAAAATACGAGCAATTCGTTCATTTTTATATTAATGACTTACATGTACTTGAATGGGAAGATGATGGATCAACTTATGGACCGATATATCAAGGGGGAAAGATAGGTTTTAGACAAATGGCACCTATGAAAGCAGCTTATGCGAATCTTTCTATTAAGAAAGTCACGAAGAAAACCTAA
- a CDS encoding carbohydrate ABC transporter permease produces the protein MHRMHNTSSGKVFDVFNHIFLAIVGIVTVVPFLYVIAGSFASESELATRSFFLIPNEFTTVAYEYIFSTNAVIRSLGISILVTVVGTILSMILTLTMAYPLSRKNMVGRNLLLNLILFSMLFNGGMIPTYLLVKNLGLLDSIWALILPMAINPFNLIIVKTFFQQLPQELEDSSKIDGCTEFQTFWRVMLPLSKPVIATFTLFYAVFYWNDFFNALLYLTDTTKWPIQLLLQQLVMVANSGLGDLQEASLYEPPEESIKLAVIVVATIPILLFYPFLQKHFAKGVMLGSVKG, from the coding sequence ATGCACCGAATGCATAATACAAGTTCCGGTAAAGTATTTGATGTTTTTAATCATATATTTTTAGCAATTGTCGGGATTGTAACTGTAGTACCGTTTTTATATGTAATAGCTGGTTCTTTTGCATCAGAATCAGAACTTGCAACAAGATCATTTTTTCTAATTCCAAATGAATTTACAACGGTTGCATATGAATATATATTTTCTACAAATGCGGTAATTCGTAGTTTAGGTATCTCTATACTAGTAACAGTGGTAGGAACGATTCTTAGTATGATATTAACGTTGACCATGGCTTATCCGTTATCAAGAAAAAATATGGTTGGTCGTAATTTACTTTTAAATCTAATTTTATTCTCTATGTTATTTAACGGAGGAATGATACCTACTTATTTACTTGTGAAAAATTTAGGATTATTAGATTCTATCTGGGCTTTAATATTACCTATGGCTATTAATCCATTTAATTTAATCATAGTAAAGACATTTTTCCAACAATTGCCTCAAGAATTAGAAGATTCATCAAAAATTGACGGTTGTACAGAGTTTCAAACTTTCTGGAGAGTTATGTTGCCTCTGTCTAAGCCAGTTATCGCAACATTTACATTGTTTTATGCTGTATTTTATTGGAATGATTTCTTCAACGCATTACTTTACTTGACTGATACAACTAAATGGCCGATTCAATTATTACTTCAACAGCTAGTAATGGTTGCAAATTCAGGATTGGGTGATTTACAAGAAGCTTCATTATATGAGCCACCAGAAGAGTCTATAAAGTTAGCGGTTATCGTTGTAGCAACAATTCCTATATTATTATTCTATCCGTTTTTACAAAAACATTTTGCCAAAGGCGTAATGCTTGGTTCCGTGAAAGGATAG
- a CDS encoding ABC transporter permease yields MENVHENKINSAVQKNKKSKWQRISKEKWLYFMVLPGLFYFIIFKYFPMWGIVIAFQDYSPFLGVRESEWVGFEHFHYFFTNPDFLRLLRNTFILALYDLIFFFPAPIILSLMLNEIRLSFYKRTLQTLVYVPHFMSWVIIASISYVFLTTSGGVVNELISSIVGKEINFLSSPDWFRPMIMGQIIWKETGWGTVIFLAALASVDQEQYEAAIVDGAGRFRRLWHVTLPAIRSTIVILLILRLGNFLDTGFQQIYLMSNSLNRSVADVFDTYVYFVGITEGAFSYSTAVGLFKSIVGIVLIVGADRLAKKAGESGLF; encoded by the coding sequence ATGGAAAATGTACATGAAAATAAAATAAACAGCGCAGTACAAAAGAATAAGAAAAGTAAATGGCAACGAATATCAAAAGAAAAATGGTTATATTTTATGGTGTTACCTGGGTTATTCTATTTTATCATATTTAAATATTTCCCAATGTGGGGAATAGTTATAGCTTTCCAGGATTATTCACCATTTTTGGGCGTACGGGAAAGTGAATGGGTAGGTTTTGAACATTTCCATTACTTCTTTACAAATCCTGACTTTCTACGATTACTAAGGAACACGTTTATACTTGCGTTATATGATCTTATATTTTTCTTCCCAGCACCAATTATTTTATCATTGATGCTTAATGAAATTAGGTTAAGCTTTTATAAACGTACATTGCAAACACTCGTATATGTTCCACACTTTATGTCATGGGTAATTATTGCAAGTATCAGCTATGTATTCTTAACAACAAGTGGTGGTGTAGTAAACGAGTTAATATCAAGTATAGTAGGCAAAGAGATTAATTTCTTGTCAAGCCCTGATTGGTTTAGACCAATGATTATGGGTCAAATTATTTGGAAAGAAACAGGTTGGGGTACAGTAATCTTCCTCGCAGCATTAGCTAGTGTGGATCAAGAACAGTATGAAGCAGCTATTGTTGACGGGGCAGGTCGTTTCCGTAGATTATGGCATGTCACATTACCAGCGATACGAAGTACAATTGTTATTTTATTAATTTTAAGATTAGGTAACTTTCTTGATACAGGTTTCCAACAAATTTACTTAATGTCAAACTCATTAAACCGTAGTGTTGCAGATGTATTTGATACGTATGTATACTTCGTTGGTATTACCGAGGGAGCATTTAGTTATAGTACTGCCGTAGGTCTATTTAAATCTATTGTAGGTATTGTACTTATAGTTGGTGCAGATAGACTAGCTAAGAAAGCAGGAGAAAGCGGTTTATTTTAA
- a CDS encoding extracellular solute-binding protein: protein MNSKYLRYLLMALFVVGIIVVTGCSDDSETAGDSSDSGSEQTGDDSGESSEERMHLRVFVPTFSTEPPTDDSPVLKKIEDYTNKEITMEWVPNSNLEDKFNITLSSGDLPHVMMIPNKSPSFISAVEDGAFWELGPYLEEYPNLSQANEIIMDNSSINGDIYGIPRTRDLGRNGVIIRKDWLENLGLEEPETIDDFYNMLKAFKEEDPDGNGQDDTYGVVVSKYEGPWDVMQTWFGVPNKWGEDENGELYPSFMDDNYKEALDFFRKLYDEGLVNEDFAVMDPAQWSDPVIAGEAGVQVNVLDEGHRIAEKIVDAEPENDDPITVIKAVEGPTGLHNLPTSGYSGMLAISKTSVKSEEEMKQVLDFLDKMNDEEMQIMAENGIEGEHYSGEDGEYQSLVKDNPGLQQEIDGFNQMLMYLPEAKSIKSENTPLHQLENELKIENEDIVVANPAEAYISEVYSKKGQQLDTIINDARIKYIVGQIDEAGLEQEIERWKNNGGTDYIEEINQLHQDAQ, encoded by the coding sequence ATGAATTCAAAATATCTTCGTTATTTATTAATGGCTTTATTTGTAGTTGGAATAATAGTAGTTACTGGTTGTAGTGACGATAGTGAAACTGCAGGTGATAGTAGTGACTCAGGAAGTGAACAAACGGGAGATGATTCTGGTGAAAGCTCTGAAGAACGAATGCATTTGCGTGTGTTTGTACCAACTTTTTCAACAGAACCTCCGACAGATGATAGTCCTGTTTTAAAGAAAATAGAAGATTACACAAATAAAGAGATTACAATGGAATGGGTACCTAACAGTAACTTAGAAGACAAGTTCAATATCACTTTATCTTCAGGTGACTTGCCACATGTTATGATGATCCCTAACAAATCACCAAGTTTTATAAGTGCGGTAGAAGACGGAGCATTTTGGGAGCTAGGACCTTATTTGGAGGAATATCCAAATCTAAGTCAGGCAAATGAAATTATAATGGATAATAGCTCGATTAATGGAGACATTTATGGAATTCCTCGTACTCGTGATTTAGGTCGTAATGGTGTAATTATTCGTAAAGACTGGTTAGAAAACCTTGGTTTAGAAGAACCAGAAACAATTGATGATTTTTATAATATGCTAAAAGCATTTAAAGAAGAAGATCCAGATGGAAATGGACAAGATGATACGTATGGTGTTGTTGTTTCAAAGTATGAAGGTCCATGGGATGTAATGCAAACTTGGTTTGGCGTACCCAATAAATGGGGCGAAGATGAAAATGGCGAATTATACCCATCCTTTATGGATGACAACTACAAAGAAGCGCTAGATTTCTTTAGAAAGCTTTATGATGAAGGACTTGTCAATGAAGACTTCGCTGTAATGGACCCAGCACAATGGTCTGATCCTGTAATAGCAGGTGAAGCTGGCGTTCAAGTAAACGTGCTTGATGAAGGTCACCGTATTGCAGAAAAAATTGTAGATGCAGAACCTGAGAATGATGATCCAATTACTGTAATTAAAGCGGTTGAAGGTCCAACAGGATTACACAATTTACCTACTTCTGGTTATTCAGGTATGCTTGCAATTTCTAAAACATCAGTGAAATCTGAGGAAGAAATGAAACAAGTGCTTGACTTCCTGGATAAAATGAATGATGAAGAAATGCAAATAATGGCAGAAAATGGTATTGAAGGGGAGCATTATTCTGGGGAAGACGGAGAATATCAATCACTTGTCAAAGATAATCCAGGTCTACAACAAGAAATTGATGGCTTTAATCAAATGTTAATGTATTTACCAGAAGCAAAATCAATAAAATCTGAAAATACACCATTGCATCAGTTAGAGAATGAATTAAAGATAGAGAATGAAGATATTGTTGTTGCTAACCCTGCTGAAGCATATATTTCTGAAGTATATTCTAAAAAGGGTCAACAGCTTGATACTATTATAAACGATGCTCGGATCAAATATATTGTTGGGCAAATAGATGAAGCGGGATTAGAACAAGAGATTGAGCGTTGGAAAAACAATGGTGGTACAGATTATATAGAAGAAATTAATCAATTACATCAAGACGCTCAATAA
- a CDS encoding rhamnogalacturonan acetylesterase codes for MKARLFIASDSTCQTYQEKDAPQAGWGQFLPEYLNEYAVFNHAIGGRSSRTFIEEGRLKEIEKNITAGDYLLVQMGHNDATKEKPERYTEPYKDYKEFLKQFIVVARSNKATPILITPVARLHYVSGEFLPDFGDYCNAVKEVAEEEGCPLIDLMTLSIHHLTEIGFDEARTFYMVDVNGTDHTHFTEKGANKIASIIATQLQSIITS; via the coding sequence ATGAAGGCAAGGCTATTCATAGCAAGTGATTCTACTTGTCAAACTTATCAGGAGAAAGATGCTCCACAAGCAGGATGGGGACAGTTTTTACCAGAGTATTTAAACGAATATGCTGTATTCAATCATGCCATTGGTGGCCGAAGTTCTAGGACGTTTATCGAAGAAGGAAGATTAAAAGAAATCGAGAAAAACATTACAGCAGGAGATTATCTTCTTGTCCAAATGGGTCATAATGATGCAACCAAAGAAAAACCAGAAAGATATACAGAACCATACAAAGATTATAAGGAGTTTTTAAAGCAATTTATAGTAGTTGCAAGGTCAAACAAAGCTACTCCGATATTAATTACGCCTGTTGCACGACTGCATTATGTTTCTGGAGAGTTTTTACCTGATTTTGGTGATTATTGTAATGCAGTGAAAGAAGTTGCAGAAGAAGAGGGATGTCCATTAATAGATTTAATGACGTTGAGTATTCATCATTTAACAGAAATTGGATTTGATGAAGCAAGGACATTTTATATGGTTGATGTGAATGGGACTGACCATACTCATTTTACTGAAAAAGGAGCGAATAAAATCGCAAGTATCATCGCAACACAATTACAATCAATTATAACATCATAA